One window from the genome of Bacteroidia bacterium encodes:
- the atpE gene encoding ATP synthase F0 subunit C yields MMSSILLDAIPGIGIGYGIAALGAGFAALGAGVGIGRIGGDAVQAIARQPEAINDIRTNMILTAALVEGVAFFAIVMSLLVILK; encoded by the coding sequence ATGATGTCATCAATTTTATTAGACGCAATCCCGGGAATCGGAATTGGTTACGGTATCGCTGCACTTGGAGCAGGATTTGCTGCACTTGGAGCAGGTGTTGGTATCGGTCGTATCGGTGGAGACGCTGTTCAGGCAATTGCCCGTCAGCCGGAAGCTATCAACGACATTCGTACCAATATGATTTTGACGGCAGCACTTGTTGAAGGTGTTGCTTTCTTCGCGATTGTAATGAGTTTGCTCGTTATTTTAAAATAA